One window from the genome of Natronosalvus amylolyticus encodes:
- a CDS encoding ImmA/IrrE family metallo-endopeptidase produces MATSNSTRKTFDDSDIRHDEMHSTIETWLKDLVCEVDDAVSSDQFREWLDVQCEFHDYSPRNTLLIKLQCPHATRVAGYRTWKNEFDRCVSEGEKAIWIWAPIIARKCPECGNSSSYHERSDCEYDETEPDEWNKGLVGFRPAPVFDVSQTEGEPLPELETEANGNADELVPTLLEAAVVLEVEVEVVLPQEWSHGSAKGVCQYRLEKQPLVEVRDRENEADLAVTLVHEYAHALLHGGLDTEDQRSKRELEAEAVGYIVGRHFGVDTSGSAFYLAAWEGDEPEAILERLERISSTAQEIIDVVEEEMVDV; encoded by the coding sequence ATGGCTACGAGCAACAGCACCCGGAAAACGTTCGACGATTCGGATATCCGGCACGACGAGATGCACAGCACGATCGAAACGTGGCTCAAAGACCTCGTCTGCGAGGTCGACGATGCGGTCTCGAGCGACCAATTCAGAGAGTGGCTCGACGTCCAGTGTGAGTTCCACGACTATTCCCCTCGAAACACACTATTGATCAAGCTCCAGTGTCCGCACGCAACTCGAGTTGCTGGCTACAGAACGTGGAAAAACGAGTTCGACCGATGTGTGAGCGAAGGCGAGAAGGCGATCTGGATATGGGCACCGATCATCGCGAGGAAGTGCCCCGAGTGTGGGAATTCGTCGTCCTACCACGAACGGAGTGACTGCGAATACGACGAAACGGAACCCGACGAGTGGAACAAGGGACTTGTCGGCTTTCGACCAGCACCAGTCTTTGACGTCTCACAGACTGAGGGAGAGCCACTCCCGGAACTCGAGACCGAGGCAAACGGCAATGCCGACGAACTGGTGCCAACACTCCTCGAGGCAGCGGTTGTCCTTGAGGTAGAGGTTGAGGTCGTCCTCCCTCAGGAGTGGTCTCACGGCAGCGCCAAGGGCGTCTGTCAGTATCGTCTGGAGAAACAGCCACTCGTTGAAGTGCGTGATCGCGAAAACGAGGCAGATCTCGCTGTCACACTCGTTCACGAGTACGCTCACGCACTACTGCACGGTGGTCTCGATACCGAAGACCAAAGGTCGAAACGCGAACTCGAGGCTGAAGCCGTCGGGTACATCGTCGGTCGGCACTTCGGGGTGGACACGAGTGGGTCAGCGTTTTACCTCGCCGCGTGGGAGGGGGATGAGCCGGAGGCAATTCTCGAGCGGCTTGAACGGATCAGTTCGACTGCGCAGGAGATCATCGATGTCGTCGAGGAGGAAATGGTCGATGTGTGA
- a CDS encoding PadR family transcriptional regulator: MYDLTGFQRDLLYVAAGLDEPHGLAIKDELENYYEKEIHHGRLYPNLDTLVEKGLIEKGEADRRTNVYSVTRRGHREIEDRRQWEDQYVENTL, encoded by the coding sequence ATGTACGACCTGACCGGGTTTCAACGTGACCTCCTCTACGTGGCTGCTGGACTAGATGAGCCCCACGGACTTGCGATTAAAGACGAACTCGAGAACTACTACGAGAAGGAGATCCACCATGGCCGCCTGTATCCGAATCTTGACACCCTCGTCGAGAAAGGGCTGATCGAGAAAGGTGAAGCCGACCGTCGAACGAACGTCTATTCTGTGACCCGTCGAGGACATCGAGAGATCGAAGATCGACGCCAGTGGGAAGACCAGTACGTCGAAAATACTCTGTAA
- a CDS encoding DNA-binding protein has translation MSSKKSVSKVVSVDEQAYEQEVGRAEHEDVVDETPEFRATVEMEIQAKVDANHPDGIVDTSEDRIYGVTLAQEERIRAREEELERISAQAAFGQQEGRAERTRVVVEQMCRNQRPAKEVDPRAKLGRATLGQVNRQAQRLSENVNGGYTRAVIAKRIASRVLEGADMFEAVMDTKEEMHHEAGTIVPIRRLEEIRRGEVTVEGRVLELWEPSNPSIQQVGLLEDETGRTKFTIWAKSRQTMVQEGERVRFRSAAKNWYNGRCSIALTHWSEIIFPERGRWWE, from the coding sequence ATGTCTAGTAAGAAGTCGGTTAGTAAGGTCGTTTCGGTCGATGAACAAGCGTACGAGCAGGAAGTGGGTCGAGCAGAGCACGAGGACGTCGTCGACGAGACTCCGGAGTTTCGGGCCACGGTGGAGATGGAGATTCAGGCGAAGGTCGATGCGAACCACCCAGACGGGATCGTCGACACCAGCGAGGATCGGATCTACGGTGTGACCTTGGCCCAAGAAGAACGCATTCGGGCCAGAGAGGAAGAACTCGAGCGAATCAGTGCACAGGCAGCGTTCGGTCAACAGGAAGGACGAGCAGAGCGAACGAGAGTGGTAGTTGAACAGATGTGTCGGAATCAGCGGCCAGCCAAGGAAGTCGATCCTCGAGCGAAACTTGGACGAGCGACGTTGGGCCAGGTCAATAGACAGGCACAGCGGTTGTCAGAGAACGTCAACGGTGGGTACACAAGAGCGGTCATCGCGAAGCGGATCGCCAGTCGGGTTCTCGAGGGTGCGGACATGTTCGAGGCGGTGATGGATACGAAAGAAGAGATGCACCACGAGGCAGGGACGATCGTGCCGATCAGAAGGCTCGAGGAAATCAGACGAGGCGAGGTCACTGTGGAAGGTCGTGTACTCGAACTGTGGGAGCCCTCGAATCCGAGTATCCAGCAGGTTGGGTTGCTCGAGGACGAAACTGGTCGGACGAAGTTCACGATCTGGGCGAAGAGTCGACAAACAATGGTACAGGAGGGTGAGCGAGTGCGGTTCAGGTCGGCGGCAAAGAATTGGTACAATGGGCGGTGTTCGATCGCGCTGACTCACTGGTCGGAAATCATCTTCCCAGAGCGCGGTCGGTGGTGGGAGTAG
- a CDS encoding helix-turn-helix domain-containing protein, whose translation MATVAEFTLAADEFPLGTVFANLPDVTVQLERVIPDPNGVIPYFWVRGTDSDSIVEQFSKHPGVRDIQLVDSADDEYLMRCMWISEYDSVLDALIAPEVVLLSAIGTATEWTFELRGETRKAIAEFREYCHDHDVPVTLTELHALRPLDAQHGLTDTQREALILAYECGYFESPRETTLAEIAEELGISQQALGSRLRRGNRRLVEQALIESHS comes from the coding sequence ATGGCAACGGTAGCTGAGTTCACACTCGCAGCCGACGAATTCCCCTTAGGAACCGTCTTCGCTAACCTACCAGACGTGACCGTTCAGCTCGAACGAGTTATTCCAGACCCAAACGGTGTTATACCGTACTTCTGGGTGCGGGGTACTGACTCTGATAGTATCGTGGAACAGTTTTCCAAGCATCCGGGTGTCCGCGACATTCAGTTGGTTGATAGTGCTGATGACGAGTACCTCATGCGTTGCATGTGGATTTCAGAGTACGACAGTGTTCTCGATGCACTCATCGCACCAGAGGTTGTACTACTCTCAGCAATCGGCACAGCGACAGAGTGGACGTTTGAGCTACGCGGAGAAACTCGAAAAGCCATCGCAGAGTTTCGAGAGTACTGCCACGATCACGACGTGCCGGTGACCCTTACTGAACTTCACGCACTGAGACCCCTCGACGCTCAACACGGACTCACCGATACACAGCGCGAAGCGCTCATCCTCGCGTATGAATGTGGATACTTCGAGTCGCCACGTGAAACTACGCTTGCGGAGATAGCCGAGGAACTCGGGATATCACAGCAGGCACTCGGCTCTCGGCTTCGACGTGGGAATCGACGACTCGTCGAACAAGCGCTCATCGAATCGCACTCGTAA
- a CDS encoding HalOD1 output domain-containing protein, translating to MGDLTTSTWPSPAIEIVERVAEIEEQDSLDLPPLYDSVDPDALDRLAESSKIQFEYLGYNITVDSGTITIDQ from the coding sequence ATGGGGGATCTAACGACGAGTACATGGCCCAGTCCAGCCATTGAAATTGTAGAGAGAGTGGCTGAAATAGAGGAACAGGATTCACTGGACTTACCACCTCTATATGATAGCGTTGACCCTGATGCACTGGACCGTCTTGCTGAATCAAGTAAGATTCAGTTTGAGTATCTTGGATACAACATAACTGTAGATAGCGGCACAATCACGATCGATCAGTAA
- a CDS encoding transcription initiation factor IIB — protein sequence MATNEIFSSHFTREAEQTTRSTTSCPECREDIIAANHETRCRECGLIVGEDYLDYGPEWFNSPENSSQRRTGTPLTAGRHDRGLSTEIGWQRDGRGNALPGRKRSQLNRLRREHRRSQWRTKRERNLGYGLGEVRRIVSALELPDSLCEQACLLFRRAQKEDLCQGRSLEGVAAASVYAVCRCNGLGRTLEEISQLATCSRSDLECAYSAMNTELEVPTTVPRPQNFLPRLATTLEVPDKIRHRALELATLAEDAGITSGRRPRGFAATCLYRASREFGYGLSQQEVADSANTSTATIRAHRDCLLEVLEDQK from the coding sequence ATGGCTACAAACGAGATATTCAGCAGTCACTTCACTCGAGAGGCAGAGCAAACAACGCGATCGACGACGTCGTGCCCTGAGTGCAGGGAAGATATCATCGCAGCGAACCACGAAACACGCTGTCGAGAATGTGGCTTGATCGTCGGTGAAGACTACCTCGACTACGGGCCGGAGTGGTTCAACTCACCTGAGAACTCGAGCCAGCGCCGAACAGGTACTCCGCTCACAGCAGGCCGACACGACCGTGGACTGTCAACTGAGATCGGGTGGCAAAGAGATGGGCGAGGGAACGCACTCCCCGGACGGAAACGTAGTCAACTCAACCGCCTTCGACGGGAACATCGCCGCAGTCAGTGGCGAACGAAGCGTGAACGAAATCTTGGATACGGTCTTGGCGAAGTCCGTCGGATCGTAAGTGCTCTCGAGTTACCGGACTCGTTGTGCGAACAGGCGTGTCTGCTCTTTCGGCGTGCCCAAAAAGAGGACCTCTGTCAGGGACGGTCACTCGAGGGGGTTGCAGCAGCGAGTGTATACGCAGTGTGTCGATGCAACGGACTTGGACGGACCCTCGAGGAGATCAGTCAGCTGGCGACGTGCTCACGGTCAGACCTCGAGTGTGCGTACTCGGCGATGAACACCGAACTCGAGGTTCCAACAACGGTTCCACGGCCACAGAATTTCCTCCCGCGACTCGCAACCACACTTGAGGTTCCAGATAAGATTCGACACCGAGCACTTGAGTTAGCAACGCTCGCAGAAGATGCTGGGATAACAAGTGGACGTCGTCCTCGAGGCTTCGCTGCAACCTGTCTATATCGAGCCAGCCGCGAGTTCGGCTACGGGCTCTCACAGCAAGAGGTTGCAGACAGTGCAAACACGTCGACGGCGACGATTCGAGCACACCGTGACTGTTTGCTCGAGGTCCTCGAAGACCAGAAGTAG
- a CDS encoding HalOD1 output domain-containing protein, with product MIDKQDSSPGKTTQPKVSPSVEKEALESSVCQFESFEHYPDENMYRAIFDANTVSPSTAVIGVISAVSDKDPLDIDPLYSSIDPDAFDTLMSHQSIADGDVHVAFELAGYDVTVSSYGSVTVQTPQKDITTAKGD from the coding sequence ATGATTGACAAACAAGATTCTTCACCAGGCAAAACGACTCAGCCGAAGGTATCACCATCAGTCGAAAAGGAGGCTCTCGAAAGTAGCGTCTGCCAGTTTGAATCCTTCGAGCATTACCCTGATGAGAATATGTATCGGGCCATATTCGATGCCAACACCGTTTCTCCGAGTACAGCAGTAATTGGTGTGATATCAGCAGTTTCCGACAAAGATCCGCTCGATATCGACCCGCTGTATTCGTCTATCGACCCTGATGCGTTTGATACGCTCATGTCTCATCAGTCGATCGCTGATGGAGACGTCCATGTCGCATTTGAGCTGGCTGGATACGACGTCACAGTCAGCAGCTACGGTAGTGTTACGGTTCAAACACCCCAGAAAGACATTACGACTGCAAAAGGTGACTGA
- a CDS encoding DUF7558 family protein yields MQQTLSGCAFCKALPGADAGEAHTWGKEEQVTHQICVDCAIQAQPDPDERDHHACDGCGLVVDTLAALTRFRVELGHLEGPLQLCVRCSPDGPATYWTRELKEHLVAAPVE; encoded by the coding sequence ATGCAGCAGACACTCTCCGGGTGTGCCTTCTGTAAGGCGCTGCCCGGTGCTGACGCTGGTGAGGCACACACGTGGGGGAAAGAAGAGCAGGTCACCCACCAGATCTGTGTCGACTGTGCAATTCAGGCGCAACCCGATCCCGATGAGCGCGATCACCACGCTTGCGACGGGTGTGGACTCGTCGTTGATACGCTTGCAGCACTCACCCGGTTCCGCGTGGAACTCGGACATCTCGAGGGGCCGCTGCAGCTTTGTGTTCGCTGTAGCCCCGATGGGCCCGCCACATACTGGACGCGCGAGCTCAAGGAGCACCTCGTAGCGGCGCCAGTGGAGTAG
- a CDS encoding HalOD1 output domain-containing protein, protein MAHADDETKTMIFESAFDPTSGSVSLRVVDAVATFYEVESTDLDPLYPVIDLDALDPVRPNPGRSESEGRSHVPVRERGSFSDGTIRLSDPE, encoded by the coding sequence ATGGCACATGCTGATGACGAAACGAAGACGATGATTTTCGAGTCGGCGTTCGACCCAACGAGTGGTTCCGTGTCTCTGCGAGTCGTCGATGCCGTCGCAACGTTCTATGAGGTCGAATCGACTGATCTCGACCCGCTGTACCCGGTTATCGACCTGGACGCACTCGATCCTGTTCGCCCCAATCCAGGCCGATCGGAGTCTGAAGGGAGAAGTCACGTTCCAGTACGAGAACGTGGCAGTTTCAGTGACGGAACTATCCGTCTCAGCGATCCTGAGTAA
- a CDS encoding primase-associated protein gives MTQSTPVKDERTAYRVATLPLEYGTTRINQLFTRGYNRYIVDGEDQPADLLNDLERFGTAAFKENIRTNAAEEPFVDEPGTLAVLATLSAICVKAHPKFEHAPPRKVQVLYDIRELYVNNLASLLREFGDGSLQQNIAEVLYAKAPGEDGPHPGRVCTGIKEMPEFGGGLYLEIPMAAASRNCLVHADTETGEAGELLTRVKNNRLHVPVGDFDTKYREYARRAFKKLLRVQEENLSEDQLTWLTTNESAITERIDRFIETGHHERIWRDWDPGERTIRVLREAIRDAPDEVAMLGEFHSAKDLFEAVEAYDPEADWKRDVCNRISSPRSLGNLLASQRDHRSLTIRQHGNTNHYRIQESSRGVQPLSVESIEDLFELPCMANMAERLREKKPVRKDLYSFARMVMWLPQYQDSDLETIVADLKDIFSRWPWYDEQVTDYQIRYEFSNTIGGDTPLPMNCDNDDMQRYCIGQEQCPYSIWGSLPFPDEMYDQLNEAESTGEEF, from the coding sequence ATGACTCAGTCGACGCCTGTCAAGGACGAGCGTACCGCCTATCGCGTTGCGACGCTCCCGCTGGAATACGGCACGACGCGGATAAACCAGCTGTTCACGCGGGGCTACAATCGCTACATCGTCGACGGCGAAGATCAACCAGCAGATCTGCTGAACGACCTCGAGCGGTTCGGAACGGCGGCGTTCAAAGAAAACATCAGGACAAACGCTGCAGAGGAACCGTTCGTCGACGAACCGGGAACACTCGCCGTCCTCGCGACGTTGAGCGCGATCTGCGTCAAGGCACACCCGAAGTTCGAGCACGCTCCACCGCGAAAGGTGCAGGTTCTCTACGATATTCGAGAGTTGTACGTCAATAATCTCGCCTCCCTCCTTCGAGAGTTCGGTGATGGGAGTCTTCAACAGAATATCGCAGAGGTGCTGTACGCGAAAGCCCCCGGAGAGGATGGTCCACACCCCGGCCGTGTTTGTACAGGAATCAAAGAAATGCCCGAGTTCGGTGGTGGGTTGTACCTCGAAATCCCGATGGCTGCGGCGTCGAGGAATTGCCTCGTTCACGCCGACACCGAGACAGGAGAGGCCGGGGAACTGCTCACTCGCGTCAAGAACAATCGCCTCCACGTGCCAGTCGGTGATTTCGATACGAAGTATCGCGAGTACGCCAGACGTGCGTTCAAGAAGCTCCTGCGAGTCCAAGAGGAGAACCTCTCCGAAGACCAGCTCACGTGGCTGACGACAAATGAATCAGCCATCACAGAACGCATCGATCGCTTCATCGAGACGGGACACCACGAACGAATCTGGCGAGACTGGGACCCCGGTGAGCGAACTATTCGTGTGCTACGGGAGGCAATTCGAGACGCTCCAGACGAAGTCGCCATGCTGGGAGAGTTCCACTCGGCGAAGGATCTGTTTGAAGCAGTGGAAGCGTACGATCCGGAAGCGGACTGGAAGCGGGACGTGTGTAATCGTATCTCGAGTCCACGAAGTCTCGGAAATCTCCTTGCATCCCAGCGCGACCACCGGAGCCTCACTATCCGACAGCACGGAAATACGAACCACTATCGGATTCAGGAGTCTTCGCGAGGCGTCCAGCCACTCTCCGTCGAGTCAATCGAGGATCTGTTTGAACTTCCTTGTATGGCGAACATGGCCGAACGCCTCCGCGAAAAGAAGCCAGTCCGAAAGGATCTGTACAGCTTTGCTCGGATGGTGATGTGGCTGCCCCAGTACCAGGACAGTGACCTCGAGACGATTGTCGCGGATCTCAAGGACATCTTCTCACGATGGCCGTGGTACGACGAACAGGTCACCGACTACCAGATTCGCTACGAGTTCTCGAATACGATTGGTGGCGACACCCCGCTTCCGATGAACTGCGACAACGACGATATGCAGCGGTACTGCATCGGGCAGGAGCAGTGCCCATACTCCATCTGGGGAAGTCTCCCATTCCCAGACGAAATGTACGACCAACTGAATGAGGCCGAATCCACTGGAGAGGAGTTCTAG
- a CDS encoding AI-2E family transporter, whose product MRWSDSSNGGGPSETIGWWVFALALALVLVVTLHTYLGWIVFGLFLYYVMRPVARRLQQQGVSPGLSALLSLGLVILPFVAVLGVLIVLLLAELAAIEATDVEGVLETLFPGLDIETLPTSEDELYAFIETLRSDPTIATFAPLVSGFVGTFTGQVFNALITFIFAFFLIRDERRITSWFRSTIVKRESNVYEYLRAVDRGLASVYFGYTLTIIVIGLVAALIYNVLNLVAPPGLAIPHAILLGLVTGLISVIPLLGRNLLYGSIVLYLTVVAFQTNLSYIWFPIVFYVVMGVLFDNIIRTYVRPFLSGRLFHTGMVMFAYLLGPAIFGWYGIFLGPFIMVVTIQFLRIQLPKILPD is encoded by the coding sequence ATGAGATGGAGCGATTCTTCGAACGGCGGGGGACCCTCTGAGACGATCGGCTGGTGGGTTTTCGCGCTCGCTCTTGCACTTGTCCTCGTTGTGACGTTGCACACCTACCTTGGATGGATTGTGTTTGGACTTTTCCTTTACTACGTCATGCGGCCAGTTGCCAGACGTCTTCAACAGCAAGGCGTTTCACCGGGACTCTCTGCTCTCCTTTCACTTGGTCTGGTTATATTGCCATTCGTCGCAGTTCTGGGGGTGTTAATCGTTTTACTACTTGCAGAGCTTGCAGCGATAGAGGCGACGGACGTTGAAGGGGTGCTGGAAACGCTATTTCCCGGGCTTGATATAGAGACACTCCCCACAAGTGAGGATGAACTCTACGCGTTCATTGAAACCCTACGGAGCGATCCAACCATCGCCACGTTTGCTCCGTTGGTGAGCGGGTTCGTCGGGACGTTTACTGGACAAGTATTCAACGCATTGATCACATTCATCTTCGCGTTTTTCCTGATTCGAGACGAGCGAAGAATCACTTCCTGGTTTCGATCCACCATTGTAAAGCGGGAGTCAAACGTGTACGAATATTTGAGAGCGGTTGATCGAGGGCTCGCTTCGGTCTATTTTGGATATACGCTTACTATTATTGTGATCGGTCTTGTGGCCGCACTTATCTATAACGTGTTGAATCTCGTTGCTCCGCCAGGTCTCGCAATCCCCCATGCGATACTTCTCGGTTTAGTCACTGGACTGATTTCAGTGATTCCACTCCTCGGTCGGAATCTGCTGTATGGGTCGATCGTTCTTTATCTCACTGTCGTAGCGTTCCAAACAAATTTGTCATATATCTGGTTCCCGATAGTATTCTACGTAGTGATGGGAGTCCTCTTCGACAACATCATCCGGACGTACGTCCGGCCCTTCCTTTCCGGACGTCTCTTTCACACGGGGATGGTCATGTTCGCGTATCTCCTGGGACCAGCAATTTTTGGGTGGTATGGGATATTCCTCGGCCCGTTCATCATGGTTGTCACCATTCAATTTCTGCGGATCCAACTACCGAAGATTCTCCCCGATTGA
- a CDS encoding Lrp/AsnC family transcriptional regulator, whose protein sequence is MDDLQIDDVDRSILHQLQLNARQTDTEIAEKVDVTSTTVRNRLDKLEDKGVIRGYHPEINYEQAGYPLHVMFVCTVDPNELDTLAEQILDIRGVVTTRDLLGGERNVHVEVVAGTVGEIEEIRNELAALGMTINSSEIISETQGQPWDHFYPRTGPDADQDDDTDDGSSTVQG, encoded by the coding sequence ATGGACGACCTTCAAATCGACGACGTGGACCGGAGCATCTTGCACCAACTCCAGCTAAACGCCCGCCAAACAGATACGGAGATCGCTGAAAAGGTAGATGTGACCTCAACGACGGTCCGGAATCGCCTCGACAAACTCGAAGATAAGGGCGTGATCCGGGGCTACCACCCCGAGATCAACTACGAGCAAGCGGGCTACCCTCTCCATGTCATGTTCGTTTGCACGGTTGATCCGAATGAGCTGGACACACTGGCCGAACAGATCCTCGACATTCGTGGTGTGGTGACCACCCGGGATTTGCTTGGAGGCGAACGGAATGTCCACGTCGAGGTCGTCGCTGGCACGGTTGGGGAGATCGAAGAGATCCGCAACGAACTGGCGGCCTTGGGCATGACGATCAACAGCTCTGAGATCATCTCTGAGACGCAGGGCCAGCCATGGGATCACTTCTATCCACGGACGGGCCCCGACGCGGACCAGGACGACGACACCGACGACGGTTCGTCCACTGTTCAAGGATAG
- a CDS encoding DUF7344 domain-containing protein: MAESTEAVTDTFATLADPVRRYVLYYLSEQETPVSFDRLTTRVAAWRTDSTPDVVDDATLTEMRTALYHVHLPKLADLGVITYESNPGEIALTDDTVSLDPFLEPARRADLWTEPPSEQP, translated from the coding sequence ATGGCCGAATCAACCGAGGCGGTAACCGACACCTTCGCCACATTGGCAGACCCCGTTCGTCGGTACGTCCTGTACTACCTCTCCGAGCAGGAGACTCCAGTCTCTTTCGACCGTCTCACCACTCGGGTTGCCGCCTGGCGCACCGATAGCACCCCGGACGTCGTCGACGACGCCACCCTCACCGAGATGCGCACGGCCCTGTATCACGTGCACCTGCCGAAGCTCGCCGATCTCGGCGTCATAACCTACGAGTCCAACCCCGGGGAAATCGCCCTCACCGACGACACCGTTTCCCTAGACCCCTTCTTGGAGCCGGCACGCCGGGCGGATCTCTGGACCGAACCGCCGAGCGAACAGCCATAA
- a CDS encoding DNA primase, translated as MTWRQATREEIYRYYAEEFPSYRDELPSFITAKGPKQYALAFRGPHPVRKDGVPDKDFIRRDTWQTNVSGERITAAFHDFDDVLEFIRHPARNDPLGRSDFALADPDLLDTPDPCPDAVYYALDHWERPWVLLVDIDAKTIARERATQAVSDEDVSEDSETLLDAAGILEADPAGYPYSFEDIERAIEYGFEVREIFEDDFNAEDTMVVYSGQGVHVYLLDTDPAHRYDAKSREVLNDLLQDTYEIPIDPVVTADRRRVARLPYSLHADVCSIVTPIESPDFDVRSATPEVLQS; from the coding sequence ATGACGTGGCGCCAGGCGACTCGCGAAGAGATCTACAGGTACTACGCCGAGGAGTTCCCCTCGTACCGTGACGAGCTCCCGTCGTTCATCACAGCGAAGGGGCCAAAACAGTACGCGCTTGCGTTTCGAGGCCCCCACCCGGTACGGAAAGATGGAGTCCCAGACAAGGACTTCATCCGAAGAGATACGTGGCAGACGAACGTCTCAGGTGAGCGGATCACGGCGGCGTTCCACGACTTCGACGATGTCCTTGAGTTCATCCGCCATCCAGCACGAAACGATCCACTCGGTCGGAGTGACTTCGCGCTCGCAGATCCCGACTTGCTCGACACACCAGACCCGTGTCCTGATGCAGTCTACTACGCACTCGATCATTGGGAACGGCCGTGGGTGCTCCTCGTCGATATCGACGCAAAAACGATCGCCCGAGAGCGAGCAACGCAAGCAGTATCGGACGAGGATGTTTCGGAGGATAGCGAGACACTACTCGATGCTGCGGGGATTCTCGAAGCAGACCCAGCAGGCTACCCGTATTCCTTCGAGGATATCGAACGGGCCATCGAGTACGGCTTCGAGGTGCGAGAGATCTTCGAGGACGACTTCAACGCCGAAGACACAATGGTGGTGTACAGCGGCCAGGGCGTTCACGTCTATCTCCTCGATACTGACCCCGCTCATCGGTACGACGCCAAGAGTCGAGAAGTGCTGAACGACCTTCTACAAGACACCTACGAGATTCCCATCGATCCAGTGGTTACCGCCGATCGTCGGAGGGTCGCCCGGCTACCCTACTCGTTGCACGCTGACGTCTGTAGTATCGTCACGCCGATTGAGAGCCCGGACTTCGACGTTCGGTCTGCGACACCGGAGGTGCTCCAGTCATGA